GTGGAGGCAAAGGGGAAATTATAGCAAATCAAAGGGGGTGACTAGAGGGAAAAttgcaataaaacaaaattgggGGTTGAATTGGCAATTGATACTTAAAGACTACTTCGGAGGGAAGAAAAGGGATCAAGAAGGCACCGTGATGATGAATTTGAGCCAAGGTCCAGAGAAGATGATAGGAAGGGTGATAGGAGACTATAAGGCATGAATCTGACTCTTATACAAGAGAATGCCGAGCCAGAAGAGGAGGGCACAAATATTCAACTAAACATGGGGATTCTTCATCTCATGGTCATGCAGACAAAGATTGTAATCGGCATAACTCAGATAGATGAGAATGCAACTTGTAAACGGATTGAAACTTAGCTCGTGAAAAACAAAACTAGTGGACCCCTTAAAACACTTTGATCTGTGGCTGAGAAAAACAAAGGGGCATTTTCTTGTTGATGGCCCTTCCTCCCAAGTTACGTGACtgaaaatgagattgaatgTAGTCTTGTTTCGGCTTGCCATTCATGAATAATGATTTACATATGggatattataatttatgagGAGAagtcctaaaaaaaaaaaaaatttaaaatttagtatattacTTTTACCCAAATCTGGTTTCGAGAATGTTCTCATAGTTAAATttagtatattaatttttttattttataaaattaataaataagaatatattttatttttttattattattattattatgataactaatataagtaataatcttattactaatataatatttattttattataattatattattatttataaattaaataaaataatataaataaaaaatgaattacatgagtttttttttttttttcaaactctaaATCAAACCCTCATAGTGTGACGAGATGGAACTTCATCATAAGGGGCCTTGTCACAACGCATGCGCATGTTCAAGCATTATGCGTTACTAAATTTGATTTATGGAGTTGACAAAATGTTGGTTTGACCAAGCGTTAATTGGAAATATTAAATCACTCTAATTAATTTGTACTGGGCAGAGCACATTAAAAGACAATGGCTACTTGGGGAGTACAATACCATACTGTCCAGACTCCAGTTCATAAGGCAAAGCAGGGAGCAGCTCTTCTTCATTCCGTTCTGTCTAAAGCGAGGCTTTTGACGTCACCTTTATTAGCGGCAAGAGGTCTCCAAAATGTATGGAAAGGTTGCAATTTCTCTCATTTTCGTCGTTCTTCTCATCGTGACTTACTCAATTTTCATTGGAACCGTCGATATTCGATCGTACTTTTTTCCTTTACTACAGTCACCCTCCGTCGCACTCTCCTGTGCAACCACCAATGCTCCTCTTAAAGTCTACATGTACGACCTCCCGAGGAGGTTCCACGTTGGCATGTTGGACCACCGGAGTCCTGACGACTTGCCGGTGACCAAGGAGAATCTTCCTCCTTGGCCGCATAATTGGGGCGTGAAACGACAGCATAGTGTGGAGTATTGGCTTATGGCTTCGCTCTTGTACGACGATGGAAACGGTGAAGCGAGAGAGGCGGTTAGGGTTTTGGATCCAGAAACTGCCGATGCATTTTTCGTGccctttttttcttccttgagtTTTAATTCTCATGGCCATAATATGACGGATCCAGATACCGAGATTGACCACCAACTGCAGgtactaatttaattaatctattttctatataattatGGCTGCAACTTGGAACGTacaattttaattgttcattttagtttagattaaattagtatataatttgttgAGTTAGAATTTCGGAAATATTTATGGAATTTGAGTGAGTTAAGTTTCGATGGTCATAACGGTTTGTGATTCTTTTTGTCTAACTGATGATGAGATCTGGTTGTGTTTGGAACGTCGTTTGTACTTATGGATAATTTGGCAAAGTTGGaactttttttatcattatagaTCTAAAGAGCTGAAAAGGAAAGCTGGGAGTTTAGAAATTGATCTCTTGGGTACTATTATTGGGTGAAGCTAGAGATATAACTAAGATTGGAAATTATGACagattatataacaaaaaaaaacatgctATTCATATAAGCAGTTTTATCATAAGTAGTCGCTCAAGGGTTGTATCTTATATCTATGCCCTTTCTTTCTTGTGAGACtgtctttttatttctttatccTCTATCTAATTTGTTGGTCATAATGATGATTGGTTTGGCTGCTCATAAGCTTTTAGTTGATGAGAGtccagaaaataaaataatccatTCGTCAATCGTCTTTAAAGGAACATTTTTAACATTGATGGGCAAGCATATAAGGGTTTTCAGAATTACATGGAAGTTTTCCGTAAACAAAGTTGCTAGTAACTTGTCTTGGAgccattaattaaaaatgtttctAGTCTTTTTCAGTTTTCCTGCTTTTTTGTCCTGCACTCCCTCTGCTGattaatttttcccttttcaagTGATGCAGTCTATATAAGCTGCTTCCATCtctattgtaaatttttttttttctccctgaACTTCAAATTACCTTTACATTTGAATATTGTTTGCTTCTGATTTTAGATTGAAGTACTGGAATATTtgcaaaaatccaaatactGGCTGAGGTCAGAAGGCAGAGACCATGTAATTCCTATGACACATCCAAATGCTTTCAGATTTCTTCGAGAGCAAGTGAATGCATCAATTCTTATTGTTGTAGATTTTGGTCGCTACCCTAGGAGCTTGTCTAATCTGAGCAAAGATGTGGTGTCCCCGTATGTACACATTGTGGAATCCTTTTCAGATGATGACCCTCCAGACCCATTTGAGTCTCGCACCACATTGCTCTTCTTCCGGGGGAATACAGCCAGAAAAGATGTATTGTAGCTTTACCACTAATTGTTCCATCAACAAAGCACTATTTGGAACTAGAATTGATTGGTTATTGTCTTCTTGTGCTGCAGGAAGGCAAAGTTCGTGCTAAATTGGCGAAGTTATTAGCTGGTAATGATGATGTTTACTACGAGCATAGTACAGCCACAACAACAAGCATTAAAGAGGTCTGTTGTGGGTTTTTGTCCCTAGATCATGATTTACATGACCCAGTATTTCTGTGTCTTTACCACAGTAAAGATGTGATCTTGTTAGAACATTATGCTGGCTTCTTATGATTCATGATTGCAAGTTTTACAGGCACCATCCTACCACTTTTACAATCACTCTGAATATCTCTGTGGCATGCAACCTGCAATATATTATATCCTTTCATTACTTAGTAAATAGAACTTTCTATCTAAAAAACTGTTATCCTTGGAGACTTGGGAGTTTAATATAGCTCATGATCTTTTACGTCAGGAGCTAAATGCTAGTTCATTCTTTAAGTCTctttagaaggaaaaataaaatgtcTTTTGTCAATTTCATAAGACTGGGTTTATCCTTTGGCAGTCTTTGGTTTATGCAAATAGTTTTACTAGAGTTTTtccttttctcattttttttttctgttcttctGTGATGCCAGTCCACACGAGGGATGCGTTCTTCAAAGTTCTGTTTGAATCCTGCAGGAGACACTCCATCATCGTGCCGGCTGTTCGATGCTATTGTGAGCCACTGTGTTCCAGTAATTGTGAGTGACCGGATTGAGCTCCCTTTTGAGGATGAAATTGATTACACCCAATTCTCAGTTATCTTTTCTGTGAAAGAGGCTTTGCAACCTGGTTACTTGGTTAATCAGCTCAGACAATTTCCAAAAGAGAGATGGATTGAAATGTGGAGACATCTTAAGAACATCTCACATCACTATGAATTCCAGTATCCCCCCAAGAAAGAAGATGCCATCAATATGCTATGGAGACAGGTTAGATACAAACTTCCTGCAGTCCATCTTGCTCGACATAGACAACGAAGGTTGAAAGTACCAGATTGGTGGAGGAGAAGATGAGGTATGATCTCCCTTGTGACACTGtacattcataatctttttaCATCATTGATGATTGCTTGCTACCCTTTAAGTACAAGAAGCAGAGGTAGTCATGAGTTTTTAATCCCCATTTTTGGCCGGATTTACAGTTGATATAATAGATAAAGCATTTTACTTTTTTGACTATGATTGATAACAACATAGTGAAGAAGCAAGTTCCGATAATGTAGTGATTTAGGACTGTACTCAGAGATTCAGCGAGTCTTTTTTTCCAACTGGCTGTAATAATGTCTATAGATTTTTCTGTATTGTTTTCAATGACAAAGATGTATCTCATTGATTCATCAgtgttctttcttttttcggtcttaatgaaaattttctgtAGACTATTTCAACGGAATTCCTTATTAGCCACGTTCTATGGGACTATTTGAATGATTAAGAGTGTCTTTGGTTtcctgaaatattttattacgaataataataaatcatcacTAAcgtaaattactaaaatattaatggatataaattagtataaatattatattaaagtacctttaaaattgtaaaatgaaTAAAAGGTGTAGAGAATAAgaaaagggggggggggggggggggggggtggggaaCATGTGGGTGCAGGGGGTGTGGGTTAGGTTTGATCGAGTCTAAATATCTTTTGGCTTGAATTCGGTTTGAATAGAAAGTAATTCAAGTTCGAAGTTAGTTCAAGTTTATTaagccaaaattaagtttagttTTAGTTCGATTCGGataaaaaatggtttagttcggtttgattcgagtttaattcaattttgtaGTTCGAATTCGTAGTTTGGTTCGGTTTGAATTAATGGCTTGAATTGGTGGTTCAAATGTATAGTTTGGATTCATTGTTAGAATTTGtggttcattaacaaaataatattgttttatccaaataatagtcaaaattttttattcgaactacTGTATTTGAGTTGATTCAAGCCATGAATTTGAGTCGAGTTAAGTTACAAATTTGAACTACTGATTTGAGCCCTGAATTCGAGTTAAACatcatttaattcaagttttgtTTGAACTAAAAAATGAGTTAAGTATTTCCGTTTGAGTTTattctgaatttgaatcaaatgaaTTTACGTCTAGctaaatcaaactgaatcaatttttaaaattgaatcagtTCGGATCACATCCAAGCGTAGGAGATTCTGAAAAACTATAGCAAATCAACAGTTGGAGATATAAGGAATCAACATATGGTGTATAGGCTGGTGGGTTGGGTTGCTTGTAATTTCAATTGAACAAAAGGGCATGTTATCCtaaaaattatatgagtaaGCTAAAACAGTCGCGATGGACTTTTGTGCATTGTTATTTTTTCAGTtgaatataataacatttttatcttaaaaatttagtGAGTcatgatattttgataatattaccagtaataaaaaaaataaattatgggtAGATACTCCCGAAAGATCTTACTGATGGGTACACAATGTTCAGGTTCGAAATGATTgaaataatctcattttaattgtgaaaaaaataattgaaaatctgGTTGAAAATTGGTGTACCAGCAAGCATGCctgtttttaattatgaaaaatgaattaatggtttgtttatatataagcaaATTTGTCCGAATCTAACGTGTCAATCATATCATATCCGTATTCTCTAAGTTTCCAACGTTAGATGGCTCTGGTTGAGCTAAAATCCACACTCACACCACACAAAGTGAAAATGGTGGCAGACAAAAAACAACTGAAAGCTTTCATTAATTAGCCTCCACCACTGCGTGGGATGATTAGCCAAAGACCCCgattacattataatataatttcttaaGGCCAAATGGTGGaaattcccaccaaaggttgATGGAAATTCAACTCTCCAACcgtaattattaaaaattaaaaattttatttatttgttaaatattattattattatttaaaattttatttaaatttttattttagaattattttaaagttttaaaatattttttttgtctcttaatcttatactttttttagattaaaaaattaatattttgtccgaatttagatattaaacTCTCATTTTTTGTTCATTACAGTTGCCCTTAAcctccaatttttttaaaatatttcaatttcactttctctctctctattttcaTATTTGATATCTAACAACTATCTGTTGACTCTTTTCCTCTTGCATTATCTCTTTCTTCGTACTATTTTCCCTCTTCTCTTTAATAGTCCTCCTCTCATCTTTGTTTCAgacgaagacgatcagatattTTTGATGAAGATAATTAAAGAGAGGAGAGAAAGTGATCGAGAGAAAGAGAATCGACAACTAAAGACGACAAATGATTATCAGATATCAAATTTAGAAACTGAGAGAAAGATAAAAGGTGAAattgaaatgttttaaaaagttgGGAAAAGGTGGctataataggaaaaaaataaaagagtttaaaaCCTTAAACCGAGGTGGctataatgagaaaaaaatcagtttttaaatttacaaaatataaagttagaaagcaaaataaacattttaaaactttaaagagTATTTGGtctgggtaatattttattaccaaaataaataaataatcttaaagattgattatttaaaaaattactgaatataaataattactatgattgataaaatttggtaagtataaataattattgtgtttagttaaaagtaataaaagaatactaataaattattttacttaaatgtccttaaatataattatttttaaatattttttatataatttgttatattaattaaaaataaatttatttttacctaaaaaattaataaataataatataattataataaaatcaagattactttggtaatcttttaatacttaaggtgaaggtggtagtCAGATTAatacctatattatctgtcatgtcgatattagtaatagaagattaccgtaatattttattattgacaaaccaaataaaataataaaagatagattatcaagataatatttaaattttgaaatcaaacgactctttaagataattttaaaatatgagattaaataaatattttatttttaataataataataaaatttaatgaattgttgaatatttaaattttttataattaataaataaaaaattaggttttggcCATTCCTTAAACATTAATATTCCTGCCAGGAGTTAGATTAGATTTGGGTCGTGGATCATTTCATGACTCCACAAATTGAGGTACCATAATTGTCGTGCTTAGTGAAGCATTACCTTCGATGacatattttattgaatttttattttatttcgtttactttaatattatttttttaatgataagaTCGAGCGCGTAAAACTAGTCTGTCTCGATATGAAAAATTAGGCGAAGAAATGCAAATAGACTTATTCCCAATCCAGATGTcgtatttttccaaattttcaaagagttttaaaaattttaaatatatagtttttaattaattttttaaattaatagtaaagtcatttttaattaaaaatatttaaaattttatttcattttaactatttaatttaaagtattaataatatttttaacttaaattttaaaaaattaaattttttcttttttcttttatatttttttccaaaattttcaactaaCGTCCTTGTCATTGGCAGCTTCTTTAGTCCACTCATCTTTGTCTCTGACACTCTCTCTCCCTTTCAGTGCATTTGGTTACTTATTTTGTCGAATCAAATGTCATTTGTTGCTTAAAACCTCTCACTTCATCGCATTAAATCAGTGCTTAGTTCAATACGAATCAAATCAACACTCTTTATATGTCAAACCAAAGCTCCATAATCAATTATCATcgtacaaattatttttattta
This sequence is a window from Mangifera indica cultivar Alphonso chromosome 5, CATAS_Mindica_2.1, whole genome shotgun sequence. Protein-coding genes within it:
- the LOC123215558 gene encoding probable arabinosyltransferase ARAD1 isoform X2; translated protein: MYGKVAISLIFVVLLIVTYSIFIGTVDIRSYFFPLLQSPSVALSCATTNAPLKVYMYDLPRRFHVGMLDHRSPDDLPVTKENLPPWPHNWGVKRQHSVEYWLMASLLYDDGNGEAREAVRVLDPETADAFFVPFFSSLSFNSHGHNMTDPDTEIDHQLQIEVLEYLQKSKYWLRSEGRDHVIPMTHPNAFRFLREQVNASILIVVDFGRYPRSLSNLSKDVVSPYVHIVESFSDDDPPDPFESRTTLLFFRGNTARKDEGKVRAKLAKLLAGNDDVYYEHSTATTTSIKEETLHHRAGCSMLL
- the LOC123215558 gene encoding probable arabinosyltransferase ARAD1 isoform X1, which translates into the protein MYGKVAISLIFVVLLIVTYSIFIGTVDIRSYFFPLLQSPSVALSCATTNAPLKVYMYDLPRRFHVGMLDHRSPDDLPVTKENLPPWPHNWGVKRQHSVEYWLMASLLYDDGNGEAREAVRVLDPETADAFFVPFFSSLSFNSHGHNMTDPDTEIDHQLQIEVLEYLQKSKYWLRSEGRDHVIPMTHPNAFRFLREQVNASILIVVDFGRYPRSLSNLSKDVVSPYVHIVESFSDDDPPDPFESRTTLLFFRGNTARKDEGKVRAKLAKLLAGNDDVYYEHSTATTTSIKESTRGMRSSKFCLNPAGDTPSSCRLFDAIVSHCVPVIVSDRIELPFEDEIDYTQFSVIFSVKEALQPGYLVNQLRQFPKERWIEMWRHLKNISHHYEFQYPPKKEDAINMLWRQVRYKLPAVHLARHRQRRLKVPDWWRRR